A single region of the Hippoglossus hippoglossus isolate fHipHip1 chromosome 17, fHipHip1.pri, whole genome shotgun sequence genome encodes:
- the LOC117778908 gene encoding zinc finger protein 665-like, with the protein MNDMEFSVPLSSLALLVPPLRLMSAVMWEVVRQRNIKHYGKLEEFVSMVTDAVPELMSKREGRLLSLGLRARTTLELLRSEHPEDLKAVETHLNRIRSSCIEETNDPIIEAPEANFMKLVQGLIEDTDGREHFLKNVFPVEYGPDFDTALETLVCEFFTRLEELLPIPDFKQTASWISAAPSVLEEYMQCVSNGDDLKFLLQSKQCHGKLAKSSIAPFQSDDLLIPSLSLPPSLEVAIASHPSACDDENNDVPQIVMFDEELSTNPSTSTDFPESPKRTDIPSSPHRRQQSAIHKCTECDKCFKHHSVLIEHQRVHTGLQPYNCSECGRAFRTATLLAGHRLRKCKNAAYLCIKCGNSFPTSLDKFRHHCPKRGRNYDCGHCGKRFQKSNSLKEHLLTHVQNRLFKCSHCGVGFSGIGDLKYHQQVDHDKPYQCKQCGKSFITSKCLAKHQQRHQEVGEMETAKLMSGGKHRKGGSAHRTSLASLSSRKTSNKSVYPRGRVIHNCPLCGRSFKYRFEFLEHQRFHTAVKPYKCSQCGKSFRTEVHLSGHRRRKCKNAAHICTKCGCQFRSLHDRLRHQCVQLLTKYECSHCGKTFKMAHLLRNHQMSDHQLPYSPNHRFRCRYCEETFPGISELKYHQRVDHEKPYQCQQCGKCFLSEKCLANHELRHNNDRPESCLVCGRGFRNRYDLKQHMRTHTGERPYQCTHCSQCFSTAGGLRSHTRVHTGEKPHVCPDCGKGFSQIGAMRTHRLTHTGERPFKCTVCGKGFTMAHKVTVHMRVHTGERPYVCTQCGKAFSDGSVLKQHMLNHSGVRPYHCQICPKTYTCLNHLRRHLKSHSNMN; encoded by the exons ATGAACGACATGG AATTCAGCGTCCCCCTGTCCTCACTGGCGCTTCTGGTCCCACCGCTACGACTGATGTCAGCAGTGATGTGGGAAGTTGTTCGCCAGCGCAACATAAAGCACTATGGGAAGCTGGAGGAGTTTGTGTCCATGGTAACAGATGCAGTTCCTGAGCTGATGAGTAAAAGGGAAGGGAGGCTGCTTTCACTGGGCCTTAGGGCTAGG ACAACTCTTGAACTGTTGCGTTCCGAACATCCTGAGGACCTCAAGGCTGTTGAGACCCACCTTAACCGAATCCGGTCTTCTTGCATTGAGGAG aCAAATGATCCTATTATTGAAGCACCAGAGGCTAACTTTATGAAGCTGGTACAAGGGCTTATTGAAGACACTGACGGCAGAGAACATTTCCTCAAG AACGTGTTTCCTGTGGAGTATGGCCCCGACTTTGACACAGCACTGGAGACTTTAGTTTGTGAATTCTTCACAAGACTCGAGGAGCTGCTGCCAATTCCAGATTTCAAACAG ACTGCCTCCTGGATCAGTGCTGCCCCCTCTGTCTTAGAGGAGTACATGCAGTGTGTCTCAAATGGAGATGACCTTAAGTTTCTCCTCCAGAGCAAACAGTGCCATGGAAAACTGGCAAAGAGCAGCATTG CTCCGTTTCAGTCAGATGATCTGCTcattccctctctgtctctccctccatcgCTGGAAGTAGCCATCGCTTCCCACCCCAGTGCTTGTGACGATGAAAATAACGACGTTCCTCAGATTGTTATGTTCGATGAGGAATTGTCTACAAACCCTTCCACCTCAACTGACTTTCCTGAATCACCAAAACGGACTGACATCCCATCGTCTCCTCACAGAAGACAGCAGTCAGCGATACACAAATGCACCGAGTGTGACAAGTGTTTCAAGCATCACTCTGTCCTCATCGAGCACCAGAGAGTTCACACCGGGCTGCAGCCTTACAACTGCTCCGAGTGTGGGAGGGCTTTCAGAACAGCCACCCTGCTGGCCGGTCACAGGCTGCGCAAATGCAAAAATGCTGCATATCTGTGTATTAAATGTGGGAACAGTTTTCCAACCTCGCTGGACAAATTCAGACACCACTGCCCGAAACGGGGCCGTAACTATGACTGTGGGCATTGTGGAAAGAGATTTCAAAAGTCTAACAGCTTGAAGGAGCATCTGCTAACTCACGTTCAAAACCGGCTTTTCAAGTGCAGCCATTGTGGGGTGGGGTTTTCAGGGATTGGTGACCTGAAGTATCATCAGCAGGTAGATCATGATAAGCCATACCAGTGTAAACAGTGCGGAAAGAGCTTTATCACCTCCAAGTGTCTGGCCAAACATCAACAACGGCATCAAGAGGTTGGTGAAATGGAGACGGCCAAATTAATGAGTGGAGGTAAACATAGAAAAGGTGGCTCGGCTCACCGCACATCTTTAGCCTCTCTGTCGTCCAGGAAGACGTCTAACAAATCCGTCTACCCTCGCGGACGAGTCATCCATAACTGTCCTCTGTGTGGGAGGAGCTTTAAGTATCGCTTTGAATTCCTGGAACACCAGAGGTTCCACACGGCAGTGAAGCCATATAAATGCTCCCAGTGTGGCAAATCCTTCCGCACTGAGGTCCACCTGTCCGGACATAGGAGGAGAAAGTGTAAAAATGCTGcccacatctgcaccaaatgtgGCTGTCAGTTCAGGTCTCTACACGATCGCCTCCGTCACcagtgtgtgcagctgctgacaAAATACGAGTGTTCTCACTGCGGGAAGACCTTCAAGATGGCACACCTGCTCAGGAACCATCAGATGAGTGATCACCAGCTTCCCTACAGCCCCAACCATCGCTTCAGGTGCAGATACTGTGAGGAGACTTTCCCTGGGATCAGCGAACTGAAGTACCATCAGAGAGTTGACCACGAGAAACCCTACCAGTGTCAGCAATGTGGcaagtgtttcctgtctgaaaaATGCCTAGCCAATCACGAGCTGCGCCACAACAATGACAGACCAGAGAGCTGCCTGGTCTGTGGCCGCGGCTTTAGAAACCGCTATGACCTGAAGCAGCACATGCGCACCCACACGGGAGAGCGACCTTACCAGTGCACCCACTGTTCGCAGTGTTTCTCCACTGCAGGAGGACTGAGGAGTCACACCCGGGTTCACACAGGCGAGAAGCCGCACGTTTGTCCAGATTGTGGGAAGGGCTTCTCCCAGATTGGAGCAATGCGCACGCACAGGCTCACCCACACAGGAGAACGGCCATTCAAGTGCACTGTGTGTGGCAAAGGTTTCACAATGGCACACAAGGTAACGGTTCACATGCGCGTCCATACTGGGGAGCGGCCGTACGTGTGCACCCAGTGCGGGAAAGCCTTCTCAGATGGAAGTGTGCTGAAGCAGCACATGCTGAACCACTCAGGAGTGAGACCATACCACTGCCAGATCTGTCCCAAGACATACACGTGTCTGAACCACCTGAGGAGGCATCTGAAAAGCCACTCTAACATGAACTGA
- the LOC117778916 gene encoding zinc finger protein ZFMSA12A-like isoform X2 encodes MLAVMWKVVRQKNVKHYRKVVEFVTLVTEAIPDILTDRQMRLLTLGLRAKMTFQMLRSEQSEDLRHVRTHLDSLLPTSSKQLQPQTEALEDNFVRLIQRLLEDSKGREHFLENVFPVEYGPIFDTALETMVCDFFSRLEELLLIPNFKQTAVWISDTSSVLEEYMQCVTTTDDLKVLLRSKVPHGKMAKMDSIGPSPSEQQLFLSLSLPPSLRATKDMEPKTQTFENQRESEATSPQEVGDTMEKDRRWSDENETRQSSTEQTTGEKCSDRVPDGHIVEECDDRATSTSAQSPVLSGSLIGHPRLRVAQKCSQCAKCFIYRYELLEHQRLHTGENPYKCSQCGKAFRRTSDLSTHRRTQCTKAAYICIKCGNSFQSIQERFRHQCIESVQKFDCSQCGKVFKKMYLLDKHELTHSQDRIFRCKQCSGVYPSMSELRSHQRIHPPKLSNQCMQCGKIFSSAACLTAHELRHRQQKTQMCMRCGKAFKNKHDLSLHMRSHTGERPFQCTYCGKRFSVSGNLTVHIRTHTGEKPYLCSDCGKAFVSAGELQIHRRTHTGEKPYKCTVCERGFTMASKLTLHMRVHTGERPYVCSVCGKGFSRGGELKKHTMNHTGVRPYACQLCAKTYTCLNHLRRHLKTHSVLQTV; translated from the exons ATGCTGGCTGTGATGTGGAAGGTGGTTCGTCAGAAGAATGTAAAGCATTATAGGAAGGTGGTGGAGTTTGTGACCTTGGTAACTGAGGCCATCCCTGACATAttgactgacagacagatgagaCTGCTCACTCTGGGATTAAGAGCAAAG ATGACTTTCCAGATGTTACGTTCTGAACAGTCAGAAGATCTCAGACATGTTAGAACACACTTAGACAGCCTCCTGCCAACCAGCTCAAAACAG CTTCAGCCACAAACTGAAGCCCTCGAAGACAACTTTGTCCGACTTATTCAGAGACTTCTAGAGGACTCAAAAGGGAGAGAACACTTTCTCGAG AATGTGTTTCCCGTGGAGTACGGCCCCATCTTTGATACAGCACTGGAGACGATGGTTTGTGATTTCTTCAGCCGGCTGGAAGAGCTTCTGCTTATACCAAACTTTAAACAG ACCGCAGTATGGATCAGTGATACATCCTCTGTGCTAGAAGAGTACATGCAGTGTGTGACCACTACAGATGACCTCAAAGTTTTGCTCAGAAGCAAGGTGCCTCATGGTAAAATGGCCAAGATGGATTCCATTG GGCCCTCTccatcagagcagcagctcttcttATCGttatctctccctccttcattgAGAGCAACCAAGGACATGGaaccaaaaacacagacatttgaaAACCAAAGAGAATCTGAGGCGACTTCTCCTCAGGAGGTGGGAGACACGATGGAAAAGGATAGAAGATGGTCGGATGAGAATGAGACGCGACAGAGCAGCACAGAACAAACAACAGGAGAGAAATGCAGTGACCGTGTTCCTGATGGTCACATTGTGGAGGAGTGTGATGACAGAGCTACCTCTACATCTGCTCAGAGCCCTGTATTGTCCGGATCTTTAATCGGCCACCCTCGGCTCAGAGTTGCACAGAAATGCAGTCAGTGTGCGAAGTGCTTCATTTACCGTTATGAGCTCCTGGAGCATCAAAGACTGCACACTGGAGAAAACCCCTACAAGTGCTCTCAGTGCGGAAAGGCCTTCAGGAGGACGTCTGACCTGTCCACTCACAGACGGACACAGTGCACGAAGGCCGCTTATATTTGCATCAAATGTGGAAATAGCTTTCAGTCTATACAGGAGAGATTTAGACACCAGTGTATTGAAAGTGTCCAAAAGTTTGACTGTTCTCAGTGTGGAAAagtttttaagaaaatgtaccTGCTGGATAAGCATGAGCTGACTCACAGCCAGGACCGCATCTTCAGGTGCAAACAGTGCAGCGGGGTGTACCCCAGCATGAGCGAGCTGAGATCCCATCAGAGGATTCATCCTCCCAAGCTGTCCAATCAGTGCATGCAGTGTGGGAAGATCTTCAGCTCTGCTGCGTGTCTGACAGCTCACGAGCTGCGCCACAGACAGCAGAAAACGCAGATGTGCATGCGCTGTGGCAAAGCCTTTAAGAACAAGCATGACCTGAGTCTGCACATGCGCAGTCACACAGGCGAGAGGCCTTTTCAGTGCACGTACTGTGGGAAACGTTTCTCGGTGTCCGGAAATCTCACCGTACACATTCGAACTCACACCGGAGAGAAACCATATCTGTGCTCTGACTGCGGAAAGGCTTTTGTTTCAGCGGGCGAGCTGCAGATACACAGACGCACCCACACGGGGGAAAAGCCATACAAATGCACTGTGTGCGAAAGAGGATTCACCATGGCCAGTAAACTGACACTTCACATGCGTGTTCACACCGGGGAGCGCCCGTatgtctgctctgtgtgtgggaAAGGTTTTTCACGTGGCGGCGAACTGAAGAAACATACCATGAACCACACGGGGGTTCGACCGTACGCTTGTCAGCTGTGTGCAAAGACTTACACATGTCTCAATCACCTGAGGAGACACTTAAAGACTCACAGTGTGCTCCAGACTGTCTGA
- the LOC117778916 gene encoding zinc finger protein ZFMSA12A-like isoform X1 — translation MEGALPLSSLRLLAPPLRVMLAVMWKVVRQKNVKHYRKVVEFVTLVTEAIPDILTDRQMRLLTLGLRAKMTFQMLRSEQSEDLRHVRTHLDSLLPTSSKQLQPQTEALEDNFVRLIQRLLEDSKGREHFLENVFPVEYGPIFDTALETMVCDFFSRLEELLLIPNFKQTAVWISDTSSVLEEYMQCVTTTDDLKVLLRSKVPHGKMAKMDSIGPSPSEQQLFLSLSLPPSLRATKDMEPKTQTFENQRESEATSPQEVGDTMEKDRRWSDENETRQSSTEQTTGEKCSDRVPDGHIVEECDDRATSTSAQSPVLSGSLIGHPRLRVAQKCSQCAKCFIYRYELLEHQRLHTGENPYKCSQCGKAFRRTSDLSTHRRTQCTKAAYICIKCGNSFQSIQERFRHQCIESVQKFDCSQCGKVFKKMYLLDKHELTHSQDRIFRCKQCSGVYPSMSELRSHQRIHPPKLSNQCMQCGKIFSSAACLTAHELRHRQQKTQMCMRCGKAFKNKHDLSLHMRSHTGERPFQCTYCGKRFSVSGNLTVHIRTHTGEKPYLCSDCGKAFVSAGELQIHRRTHTGEKPYKCTVCERGFTMASKLTLHMRVHTGERPYVCSVCGKGFSRGGELKKHTMNHTGVRPYACQLCAKTYTCLNHLRRHLKTHSVLQTV, via the exons ATGG AGGGTGCCCTGCCCCTGTCCTCACTAAGGCTCCTGGCTCCACCTCTGCGGGTGATGCTGGCTGTGATGTGGAAGGTGGTTCGTCAGAAGAATGTAAAGCATTATAGGAAGGTGGTGGAGTTTGTGACCTTGGTAACTGAGGCCATCCCTGACATAttgactgacagacagatgagaCTGCTCACTCTGGGATTAAGAGCAAAG ATGACTTTCCAGATGTTACGTTCTGAACAGTCAGAAGATCTCAGACATGTTAGAACACACTTAGACAGCCTCCTGCCAACCAGCTCAAAACAG CTTCAGCCACAAACTGAAGCCCTCGAAGACAACTTTGTCCGACTTATTCAGAGACTTCTAGAGGACTCAAAAGGGAGAGAACACTTTCTCGAG AATGTGTTTCCCGTGGAGTACGGCCCCATCTTTGATACAGCACTGGAGACGATGGTTTGTGATTTCTTCAGCCGGCTGGAAGAGCTTCTGCTTATACCAAACTTTAAACAG ACCGCAGTATGGATCAGTGATACATCCTCTGTGCTAGAAGAGTACATGCAGTGTGTGACCACTACAGATGACCTCAAAGTTTTGCTCAGAAGCAAGGTGCCTCATGGTAAAATGGCCAAGATGGATTCCATTG GGCCCTCTccatcagagcagcagctcttcttATCGttatctctccctccttcattgAGAGCAACCAAGGACATGGaaccaaaaacacagacatttgaaAACCAAAGAGAATCTGAGGCGACTTCTCCTCAGGAGGTGGGAGACACGATGGAAAAGGATAGAAGATGGTCGGATGAGAATGAGACGCGACAGAGCAGCACAGAACAAACAACAGGAGAGAAATGCAGTGACCGTGTTCCTGATGGTCACATTGTGGAGGAGTGTGATGACAGAGCTACCTCTACATCTGCTCAGAGCCCTGTATTGTCCGGATCTTTAATCGGCCACCCTCGGCTCAGAGTTGCACAGAAATGCAGTCAGTGTGCGAAGTGCTTCATTTACCGTTATGAGCTCCTGGAGCATCAAAGACTGCACACTGGAGAAAACCCCTACAAGTGCTCTCAGTGCGGAAAGGCCTTCAGGAGGACGTCTGACCTGTCCACTCACAGACGGACACAGTGCACGAAGGCCGCTTATATTTGCATCAAATGTGGAAATAGCTTTCAGTCTATACAGGAGAGATTTAGACACCAGTGTATTGAAAGTGTCCAAAAGTTTGACTGTTCTCAGTGTGGAAAagtttttaagaaaatgtaccTGCTGGATAAGCATGAGCTGACTCACAGCCAGGACCGCATCTTCAGGTGCAAACAGTGCAGCGGGGTGTACCCCAGCATGAGCGAGCTGAGATCCCATCAGAGGATTCATCCTCCCAAGCTGTCCAATCAGTGCATGCAGTGTGGGAAGATCTTCAGCTCTGCTGCGTGTCTGACAGCTCACGAGCTGCGCCACAGACAGCAGAAAACGCAGATGTGCATGCGCTGTGGCAAAGCCTTTAAGAACAAGCATGACCTGAGTCTGCACATGCGCAGTCACACAGGCGAGAGGCCTTTTCAGTGCACGTACTGTGGGAAACGTTTCTCGGTGTCCGGAAATCTCACCGTACACATTCGAACTCACACCGGAGAGAAACCATATCTGTGCTCTGACTGCGGAAAGGCTTTTGTTTCAGCGGGCGAGCTGCAGATACACAGACGCACCCACACGGGGGAAAAGCCATACAAATGCACTGTGTGCGAAAGAGGATTCACCATGGCCAGTAAACTGACACTTCACATGCGTGTTCACACCGGGGAGCGCCCGTatgtctgctctgtgtgtgggaAAGGTTTTTCACGTGGCGGCGAACTGAAGAAACATACCATGAACCACACGGGGGTTCGACCGTACGCTTGTCAGCTGTGTGCAAAGACTTACACATGTCTCAATCACCTGAGGAGACACTTAAAGACTCACAGTGTGCTCCAGACTGTCTGA